The genome window TTGCTGGAATGGGATTTATcttaattttacatgtactgaCCGCATACACCACACTAGACCGTATAGTATTGCTGAAATGGGATTTATcttaattttacatgtactgaCCGCATACACCACAATCAATTCAGAGCTTGTTAAATCACAGTACAAAGACATTTTATACGTAAGTAAGCTGATAATTTCAATCCCATATTGTAGttatcttagtttgagataaatattTAACGTCAACAATCTGAACTAAGATGTTTCTACGATTATGAGGACGATAACCCAAAATGTCCTGTGGATGTTCTAAAAATGTTAACCTGTTTATTCATGTCAGGTGGTTTTACAGGAGATCGTTTACAAAGGTGAAGTGAATGTAAGATAATTTAAATAGTATCAGACTTTATCAAATGGTTTTCCATTTATAGAACATGGGGTGATTAAACAATTTGTACTTTGCCCTTACATATGATATACAGACAAAGGTTGCCcaattttagtacaaaaagcagttAATATTATTGTACATGTGTATCAAAGCTTTGGGTTGATTTGTATGACACACTGGGCACATTTAAACCCCTATACTAAAATAGAACACACTTAGTAATTCTTACAAATTCaattatatcgtcaaaatatTGACTGAAACATGACCGCAATATTTTTTGCTCACATTCATTTTGCTCACATTCATTTTGCTCACATTCATTTTTACCGGTAAACAtactattatgtttgttttatgttttgctgaataaaaCACACGCATTTACCATTAACAATACTTTGTGATGAAAATAGTAATGCAATTTCATTGACATGAATTTATGTGTGAATAACGTTACAGTCTTTGCAAAACTAGTCAACTCTGTACAGGACAGTACAGTACAGCTAACGtagcacaaacataatccgcgtttacgccacggccagattattagtacgcggcggccgaatcgtgtgttcacgcggcgtatcaccgtggcactcggcatcgatccgcgcaacgacgccgagtctgtgttaacctcgcgtactttcgcggagtaaattcgccgcatacgtatgcggcggatcgagtgaaaagatatccacctacatgtacatacatgtatgtttagtGTAGAAtaaattacgcgcaactgttaatgtttcgttcgactatcattattaaatttgtaatccgaaacacacttccgaattttaatgctaatgcgatctttgacaaattctagcgtcaaataaacagtgctaaaatatcctttgtttcataaaaagcgcgcgaaaattatgcagacatgtagaacgtcgattggaaagtttgggtgtattttgtgttgtataaatacatgaacatcacgtcaggtgtaaatcgcgtgttcagtggaaaaaaaaaacgccccgattagacgttatttcatcatctctataaatagtaacaaatgccaaaatgtatttgatacttaaggaaatatcgagaatgtttgtgtatcataaatattcaccagcatttgctttaaaactggaatataagggattatcgggtaattagtagcgatagtaactgtataatatgaacaaataaaacgtgtttatatacgcatattcaaacaatagttataataagctgataattaacaaaacaacaaatgcgCCGTCatcgtcttgattattgatgtggcttcaaactgctaattttctcagcttaaatttaatagcaaaatcaacatgcaattaatttataaatccaccatatgctggagccttgaccacttgtatgtgcgaaaacataattacgtgaccttgtttatgtgtgaaatacatacactacgggtgggaaacaaacttaattggccagacacattaactatgcctacatgtatatgctaatacaatccgtgcacaataaatttattatgattttaattattattataattgttctttcaaaatttgttaattacatgtaactaataattttaaagagattttttatttcatgatgcgcatcgactcggcatcatgtcgcggatagcggcatgcctcggcggacaaaTGCGAAGTTTCgcgcgaaatgcgacttgccgccgcatactgacgcggcttcaacgactgaagtggcatcgactcgtttcgccttgccgccacggatcgcgaaatacgtttgttccgcgttggctgtactgtagaaaatgttaatttatcacagaaaaaaagATTCTCAATTGaaatgaatttatgagtaaaaatctgttgttgttttttttttaatatttggcacacaagtataaatataaacatggtaaaaacatgatAAATTATCTAGAAATGCAACAAGTGAATACAAGTTACAGAGACCTTTGTTTAtacttctaaaaccatactgtactgtacattccaaattattaatctgtaaatgaaattataaaaaatactacCTTCTGTACAAAGGACATTACTGATGTTCTTCTCATGATTGGACATTCCATTTAtaattcagtgacgcactaaacataatcaaagatacccttccagtaaattgaattcctgtcaggaaactcATTGATTATGattctgtaaattcagatgtgtaagctacaatacacatgcctgccttctcagtattatccatccatgttttccagtttgctccatcaattccagtttgaaatatatctgactaacctttcgtaaaagatttgcttcagtaagaATCATCTATTCTGTTTTAACAGagagcatatccagcacaacaaagCATGGTCACACTTTAAAAAGAATCACCAGATtgaactttgtttacatttgacctCGTTTCTCGTCGCTatttcgcaaacaagggaaagaactGTGCTCTTTGTAAGGTACTTCTTAcggataaatatataaatataagtctaccgaaagtttgttcgagaaagcaaataaaatctaCTTTATGAATATCTTCAAATGATCTCTATTAGGTCCGCGCAATCATcagacttctgtttagagattattcaagcctagcaactaagttttacaagttattgagcggaaacgagaaaaatcccaattttacgATAATTCAAGGGTCGTAACTCAGGactgtctgggtcaatttggccaatTATCGAACTTGACATAGATGTTATAGCCTAACACatattcatgaagtttggtgaagatctgatgacaattacttgacttcagtgttttttttatggcaatttcggggccgatattcggccccattcccctccaaaaaaagtatatacttttccccaatttttttgaaaaatcccctccaaaagtaaaaaaacaagatagatatatctcaaattcattttataaacaactaacaagttatacaactataattaatatgattttttattattattaagagttatattaaataaggTTTTCCCAAATCAGAGGACttcatgaattatttttttttccaaaatggccaagaaaagccctgatgtatctatattgtgtcaatatttgtctatacaaacattccaatttggcccattttattgatgaaaaatgctcacatttgccatttaattgatgaaaaaatcccaattacactctaattggcttggaaaactgatactgtgcatgacggctgaactgactgaaactaatgtagaacaaatcattgatatatatttaagaaaaagaacggggtcattcagctgtgaatattacattcagacatacatgtgtattcatataataaatatcattacatataaaagaatgacttcttaattttccccttttcctaaaaaacgacgcgtttttcccctttaaacaggccccgccaccattcccctatagggtgaaaaaaacactggactTATttagcggaaactaatccggacggactgactgattgactgacggacggtgcgattttaatatgcccccagaacctatgttctgggggcataaataccactttatttgttaaaccactgacttatttaagcatgatttaAGCAATGtgttcccaaaatgagccgtttcattgaagcaaaaattctcaaaatgggcaattttgtcaataaaaaattcccaatttggtcagactccttttcctaaaataggcagaaaaacccctgccgatacctcgcgggttgaaatgcaatgcattaaagtgaggcctcgcttccattgctttttatacttttacatgtcaGGGTTTTTATTTACTAAGAAAGTGATGCCGATAGTCGGCGTCTTCCCCTCAAAAGACAATTTCCCCTCcaagaatatcatttttcaccaaaacatatcttttttagcatttatttcaGCTTTCAATTGAATGttgttaaatttgattgtttaatTATCCATCGTAACACAAGCTCATTGTTTCAATGAAATTGATCGCAAtttgaacaataaacgaaaaccggtctgcaccagaaCATGAGCCATCACTTGACCTTGCTGTAATTGAAGCGCACATGGTAgttggccaatcaacattgagttcgctcacacatagtCTAATaatgggtcattcatgcgcagacactgtttacagggctttccttagacctcaaatctcaagagtcaaggactcttgggaccatattttcaagagtcaaaatcaaacttttaagagtcctaataataacgcaggagtgttaatgattttttgcaatttaagcaaattactgagatataatatataaaaagcaacaacttaaaagatacatgtatgttaacatgtatttcttacattttactgtcactacaacactatgcatttaaacacaatatttcaataagtaataaatacaaaacatgtattctaatacaacattaacttcatgtatacagcagagtaatatgtcatatgttctaaacaacatctcaaagagtaatatgtcatatcatgtcttacacaacatctcagagagcaatatgtcatatgtcctacACAACATCTGAAagtttacatacaaaatatgtacagTCTAACCTGTCTTCAGAGACCACCCAAGGTGAATCTAGGAAGTGGTCTCTTAACTGAGGTGGTCTCTGAGTAAAGTTTGACCTGTCAGACCAGTTGGTCGTTGTTAATGCAACACATTAGCATATGTcagtacatgcatgtgtatctcgctTTAGTATGTACATTATACATTCAAATATATGTTGAGTGTTCGTTTTTATAGAAATATATACagaaaaaaagttgttgtttaattgtaattaatatattaatatacatttatttaataaaaaaatacataaacatatttacctAATACATCATACtttacatacaaataaatacaaattaaaccactacaaatacaatatgtaacagtcatataattaaacaattaaaattgcaataatacatacatatcaaataaaaagCATACATATCAAGCATAGCAACAATGAACATTATATTTACATGGAACAGcatacacatatttacacattACAACAATATTAAGATGGCCTGAAAAAGAAATCCTCAATCTTGGTCTGTTTCACCTTCTCTCCATTCATGGCTATATCCCCTATCTGGTTGCTGGCTTCCATCAATGTCGCTAGTAGATCATGGTGCCCTTTCTTCACTGCCCAGTCCTTCAGTTTTCTGCTCATTTCCACTACCTCACTCATGGAGAGTGTTGTTTCTGATGTCGTCGCTTCCTCTTCTGTTGGGTTGGTGTCATCTTCCTCGTCACATCCATCTTCTTGTAGAATTTCCGGTGCTGACTTCTTCCATTCGTCCATGTCCGTTGCGCATGTTGTGAAGTCCCTGTCAATGTTGATGAGGTCCTTCACTTCACACCCAAATAAATCATGTGCTAATTTGTGCATGATGAGAGGCAAGTCGTCCTCAACATCATCACATTCACTTTTGTCACTTTTGTCACTTGTAATGTCATCTGCACATTTTTCACTGTCACTAGCACTAGCACTTTTTTCACTGTCACTCATGAATCCGCATTTTGCGAAACACTTGCCGATCGTCTCCGTCGTTGTCTCCTTCCATGCACTGATGACCCAGTAGATAGCTTGAAGGATGTTAACCTCTTTCAGAATTTGAGGTCCAGTGGTCGCCGACGATCTTTCCAGCTCCATCATCACGTGTTGTAGTTGACGTTTTCTGTACTTTAGCTTCATTGTCTGTATGATCCCTTGGTCCATGGGTTGTATAACTGATGTTGTGTTTGGAGGAAGGAACTGTAGCTTGATGTTGGTTAGTGTGATGCGAGGGTGTGATGGTGCGTTGTCTATGAATAATATGACGTGTCTTCTGGCATGTCGCATCCGCCGATCAAACCACTTCAGCCAGTCTTCCATTATCCCGGTCGTCATCCACGcctttttgttgttgtaataCCGTATCGGCAATTTGTCGGGAGTAACTGACCCAAAACATCTCGTTTTTTTTGATTTCCCGATGATGATTGGGGGCAGCTTATCTCCCGTTACCGAGGCACATAAACCCACAGTGATGCGCTCCTTCGCCATCTTCCCGCCGGCACATGTCTCGCCTTTCTTGAAGAACGTCgcactgaaaatattaaaaaagtaattttgaaatataaaattataatttatttgtttatttatttatattttcatttatttatgtgttttattattagcgtgttttaatttttttcttaccttGTGCTTTGTTTGTAGAATAATCCTGTTTCATCCATGTTATAGATGTCACACGGTTGATAACCTTCGCAGATTGTTGGTAGACGCTTTTTCCAGTCATCCACTACGACTGGATCCACCTCCGCTCTCTCACCCGTCCGTGTTTTGAATACAATGTTATGGCGTCTTAGGAATGAGTCGAGCCACCCATTTGATGCCTTGAACGACGCTAACCCCAATTCTGCTGCGAACTTGAGCGCCCGTTCTTTCAGGAGTGGTCCTGATATGTTCACGTGACGCCCAGTAGCATCTAAGAACCACTTGTGAACAAGGTCATTTAGATCGTCATATTCTGTGGCTTTCCGCGGACGCTTGGTTTGTAGATTACCGTCCCCTTCATACTCTTCAATAATGTCTCGTTTTCTTTTCATCACCGACTGTATTTGTGTCTTGCCAACACCCATCTCGGTCGCTACAGCCCTACAGCTCCTCCCAGATTCAAGCATTTTTAGTGCTTTCATCCGCTCTTCCAATGTAAGACACTTTCGTTTAGTAGAAGACATGTTGCGCTGTTTGTGTACTTTTGCAAGTGCTTGAAAAATTATTTACCTCCCTTTTTATACTGCTGTCCGTTACAAACTTACCTTTGAGTAAATATAGTGATTGTAATTCTcatacaacatttacttcatgtatacagcaaaacaatatgtcatatgttctacaaaccaacaatcatttgagcaaataaataaatcattcatgcatttaaaGAGTGATCTCATTTGGGTGCCCTAGTAaagaaaatgtattaaaacaacactatgactacacacacacacaactagcataaaaccagcaaACTATCACTTTCTTCTCTTGCACATGTCCTGAAACCTGCGCAGCACATTCTGGGATGGAAAGTCACTCACTGCGGGACCttactaccgattccgaattcgaaaaggtttctctgcgacattttccgaatgcacaagcacaattacactttgcacaattacactttatccaataactttgtttgaccgtttcgcgtgg of Dreissena polymorpha isolate Duluth1 chromosome 15, UMN_Dpol_1.0, whole genome shotgun sequence contains these proteins:
- the LOC127860911 gene encoding tigger transposable element-derived protein 4-like gives rise to the protein MGVGKTQIQSVMKRKRDIIEEYEGDGNLQTKRPRKATEYDDLNDLVHKWFLDATGRHVNISGPLLKERALKFAAELGLASFKASNGWLDSFLRRHNIVFKTRTGERAEVDPVVVDDWKKRLPTICEGYQPCDIYNMDETGLFYKQSTSATFFKKGETCAGGKMAKERITVGLCASVTGDKLPPIIIGKSKKTRCFGSVTPDKLPIRYYNNKKAWMTTGIMEDWLKWFDRRMRHARRHVILFIDNAPSHPRITLTNIKLQFLPPNTTSVIQPMDQGIIQTMKLKYRKRQLQHVMMELERSSATTGPQILKEVNILQAIYWVISAWKETTTETIGKCFAKCGFMSDSEKSASASDSEKCADDITSDKSDKSECDDVEDDLPLIMHKLAHDLFGCEVKDLINIDRDFTTCATDMDEWKKSAPEILQEDGCDEEDDTNPTEEEATTSETTLSMSEVVEMSRKLKDWAVKKGHHDLLATLMEASNQIGDIAMNGEKVKQTKIEDFFFRPS